From a region of the Arvicanthis niloticus isolate mArvNil1 chromosome 6, mArvNil1.pat.X, whole genome shotgun sequence genome:
- the LOC117711828 gene encoding testis-expressed protein 19.1-like — MCPPVSVRHGARGMSCLYRAWLYQLVHGEQMKMCFACFKAAFLLNKLYLEMGDWEEEDEEEEVGSAELMGDLESDSESDSEQESVSQQDAWRGLGPLYVPPIVSEGSGVLVPTPLWTQAVLLSISVPTELLPQEAVPLDLGLQDAEWTQALPWRFNGLFPCSHELIPPLSLWDIFDVMPSPGQPVLLELRSIWPLDQTVAQTWLQDQKFVLLLDSIHFMCHLLSMHVRWAVRTQVQHWQVLLNPGEMWVAHLRRRVLGQHGLYHQNLIPWSLSILKASELGMELVPAACYLRKKGFWVGSFLPWHISLPETWSWEPGERLFITDATICATTCRLGQSFLH; from the coding sequence ATGTGTCCCCCAGTCAGTGTTCGCCATGGGGCCAGGGGCATGTCCTGCCTCTATCGAGCCTGGCTGTACCAGCTTGTCCATGGAGAACAGATGAAGATGTGTTTTGCTTGCTTCAAGGCAGCTTTCCTGTTGAATAAACTCTACCTGGAGATGGGGGACTGGGAAGAGGAAgacgaggaagaggaagtggggagtgCTGAGCTCATGGGAGACTTAGAGTCAGATTCAGAGTCAGATTCTGAGCAGGAGTCAGTGTCTCAGCAGGATGCATGGCGGGGATTGGGGCCTCTTTATGTGCCACCAATTGTCTCTGAAGGGTCTGGGGTCCTGGTACCAACACCTCTGTGGACACAGGCAGTACTACTCTCCATTTCTGTGCCCACTGAGCTCTTGCCTCAGGAAGCTGTACCTTTGGATCTTGGCCTCCAGGATGCTGAGTGGACCCAGGCTCTTCCCTGGAGATTTAATGGCCTTTTTCCCTGCTCGCACGAGCTCATCCCTCCTTTGTCTTTGTGGGATATTTTTGATGTGATGCCATCTCCTGGGCAACCTGTATTGTTGGAGTTGAGATCCATCTGGCCCTTGGACCAGACAGTAGCACAGACCTGGTTGCAAGACCAGAAGTTTGTTCTCCTGTTGGATAGCATCCACTTTATGTGCCACCTGCTGTCCATGCATGTCCGCTGGGCTGTAAGGACTCAGGTCCAGCACTGGCAGGTGTTGCTGAACCCTGGCGAGATGTGGGTGGCCCATTTGCGAAGAAGGGTACTTGGTCAGCACGGCCTGTACCATCAGAATCTGATCCCCTGGAGTCTGAGCATCCTGAAGGCTTCGGAATTGGGAATGGAGTTAGTACCTGCTGCCTGCTACCTGCGGAAGAAAGGCTTCTGGGTAGGCTCCTTCTTGCCCTGGCACATTAGCTTGCCAGAGACCTGGAGCTGGGAGCCAGGGGAGAGGCTGTTTATCACAGATGCTACTATTTGTGCTACCACCTGCCGCCTTGGTCAATCCTTCCTCCATTGA